A stretch of the Sphingosinithalassobacter tenebrarum genome encodes the following:
- the traU gene encoding conjugal transfer pilus assembly protein TraU → MTGIRAFLVLFTAMLSLVFSSPASADAGPGKCTGQFVNPITDICWSCLFPISVGGLEIWPSNRPDPDNPDLPVCLCGLRPGIAMGFWEPVRLADVSMKPWCFVNLGGMKLDPGFDIGFRSISGPSAVGGASQYYSSWHVHWYAYPLIYWMEIVADFLCLEPGSIDILYISEIDPLWQDSELTAIINPEAVLFANPLALAACAADCAASTANLPLDEMFWCAGCQGSMYPMNGNVSASIGHVQASRLVLSRFAYKLHRELVSWGTMGSKGLCGKYLMPVMRKQQYRFQTTNPNPATKGRYACPPIGASTTFQSPGQVIPAIGEDMGYLVWRKRNCCAL, encoded by the coding sequence ATGACCGGAATCCGCGCCTTCCTCGTACTCTTCACGGCGATGCTATCGCTGGTCTTCTCATCACCCGCTTCGGCCGATGCCGGCCCGGGCAAATGCACCGGGCAGTTCGTAAACCCGATCACCGACATCTGCTGGTCGTGCCTGTTCCCGATATCGGTCGGCGGGCTCGAAATCTGGCCCAGCAATCGCCCCGATCCCGACAATCCCGACCTGCCAGTCTGCCTGTGCGGGCTTCGGCCCGGCATCGCGATGGGGTTCTGGGAGCCGGTTCGGCTCGCCGATGTCAGTATGAAGCCGTGGTGCTTCGTCAACCTCGGCGGGATGAAACTCGATCCCGGCTTCGATATCGGGTTCCGCTCAATCTCGGGTCCTTCGGCGGTGGGCGGCGCCAGCCAGTATTATTCGAGCTGGCACGTCCATTGGTATGCCTATCCGCTCATCTACTGGATGGAAATCGTCGCCGACTTTCTGTGCCTTGAGCCAGGTTCGATCGATATCCTCTATATCTCAGAGATCGATCCGCTGTGGCAGGACAGCGAACTCACCGCGATAATCAATCCCGAAGCGGTGCTGTTTGCCAACCCGCTGGCGCTCGCCGCCTGTGCGGCCGATTGCGCTGCATCGACCGCCAATTTGCCGCTCGACGAGATGTTCTGGTGCGCGGGCTGCCAAGGGTCGATGTACCCGATGAACGGCAATGTCTCGGCCTCGATCGGACATGTGCAGGCCTCGCGGCTCGTGCTCTCACGCTTCGCCTACAAACTCCACCGCGAGCTGGTCTCGTGGGGGACGATGGGTTCGAAGGGTCTGTGCGGCAAGTACCTCATGCCGGTGATGCGCAAGCAGCAATACCGCTTCCAGACCACCAACCCCAACCCGGCGACCAAGGGCCGCTACGCCTGCCCGCCCA